The following are encoded in a window of Risungbinella massiliensis genomic DNA:
- a CDS encoding YugN family protein, with protein MIITDTQIEGIRKEFHELEKALLNLGFDRWTWDYTMAYYDLKYTTSDAEYYLRVPGYVVSGKQLENPKAVLEMKSPIFTRHFHPHGLDNNVEIPAELQDEVSKKIAEVVEALGVSVEA; from the coding sequence ATGATTATAACAGATACTCAAATCGAAGGAATCCGTAAAGAGTTTCATGAATTGGAAAAAGCATTGCTAAATTTAGGTTTTGACCGCTGGACTTGGGATTACACGATGGCATACTATGATCTCAAATATACGACTAGCGATGCAGAATATTATCTGCGTGTACCAGGTTACGTCGTAAGTGGCAAACAACTTGAGAATCCAAAAGCAGTTCTCGAGATGAAATCCCCTATCTTTACCCGTCATTTCCATCCACATGGCTTAGATAATAATGTGGAGATCCCAGCAGAACTACAGGACGAAGTATCCAAAAAGATTGCTGAAGTAGTAGAAGCACTGGGTGTTTCAGTAGAAGCTTAA
- a CDS encoding CBS domain-containing protein, whose protein sequence is MGPNVGELMSQDLYFLTPDDTIFEAAVMMKQHDIGIVPICEEGKVTGVVTDRDLVLRGIADKKPNSGRLQEVMSQNLIFAAPEMDLMEAAEIMAEAQIRRLPVVQENQLIGMLSIGDLATEEMSDQKAGGALSEISVRKHEHFDTNNVM, encoded by the coding sequence ATGGGACCAAATGTAGGAGAATTGATGTCACAAGACCTTTACTTTCTAACACCTGATGATACTATTTTCGAGGCAGCTGTTATGATGAAACAACACGATATTGGGATTGTACCTATTTGCGAAGAAGGCAAAGTCACAGGTGTAGTGACGGATCGTGATCTAGTACTAAGAGGAATTGCAGATAAAAAGCCTAATTCTGGGCGTCTCCAAGAGGTCATGTCCCAAAACCTAATATTTGCTGCACCAGAAATGGATCTAATGGAGGCGGCAGAGATAATGGCAGAGGCACAGATTCGCCGTTTACCTGTCGTACAAGAAAATCAATTGATAGGTATGCTGTCTATAGGAGATTTGGCTACAGAGGAAATGTCTGATCAGAAAGCAGGAGGCGCTTTATCAGAGATTTCCGTAAGGAAACATGAACATTTTGACACAAATAACGTAATGTAG